The Streptomyces sp. Alt3 genome has a segment encoding these proteins:
- a CDS encoding nuclear transport factor 2 family protein yields the protein MSAARDEHEEAAADIAAVEQANTAFYEAMERGDLDGLSDLWLPGEDLTVSCVHPGWPVLTGRGEVLRSYALIMANTEYIQFFLTDVGVAMTGDTALVTCTENILSGGPAEEGSSLGPLVGQLVVATNVFRRTPDGWKLWSHHGSPVLAETGEEEDEEPTV from the coding sequence GTGAGCGCCGCGCGCGACGAGCACGAGGAGGCAGCGGCGGACATCGCCGCGGTCGAGCAGGCGAACACCGCCTTCTACGAGGCGATGGAACGCGGCGATCTCGACGGGCTCTCGGACCTGTGGCTGCCCGGCGAGGACCTCACCGTCTCCTGCGTCCACCCGGGCTGGCCGGTCCTCACGGGCCGCGGCGAGGTGCTGCGGAGCTACGCGCTGATCATGGCCAACACCGAGTACATCCAGTTCTTCCTGACCGACGTCGGGGTCGCGATGACAGGGGACACCGCCCTGGTGACCTGCACCGAGAACATCCTCAGCGGGGGACCCGCGGAGGAGGGCAGCTCGCTCGGACCGCTCGTCGGCCAGCTCGTCGTCGCCACGAACGTGTTCCGGCGCACACCGGACGGCTGGAAGCTCTGGTCCCACCACGGTTCACCCGTACTGGCGG
- the folP gene encoding dihydropteroate synthase, producing the protein MSTLRGRGTVRGLPEWDRCAVMGVVNVTPDSFSDGGRWFDTTAAIKHGLELVAEGADLIDVGGESTRPGASRVDETEELRRVIPVVRGLASEGVTVSVDTMRAVVAEQSVAAGAALVNDVSGGLADPGMIPAVADAGVPFVVMHWRGFSESMNSRAVYGDVVGEVVAELRERMEAVIEGGVAPEQLVIDPGLGFAKDAAQDLALVAHLDRLRELGRPLLVAASRKRFLGHVLAAEGAAPPPARERDAATAAVSALSAAAGAWAVRVHAVRPTADAVRVARAVEGAA; encoded by the coding sequence ATGAGTACGTTGCGAGGACGGGGCACGGTTCGGGGTCTGCCGGAGTGGGACCGCTGCGCGGTCATGGGAGTCGTCAATGTGACGCCCGACTCCTTCTCCGACGGCGGTCGCTGGTTCGACACCACGGCAGCGATCAAGCACGGCCTCGAACTGGTGGCCGAAGGTGCGGACCTGATCGACGTCGGGGGTGAGTCGACCCGCCCGGGCGCGAGCAGGGTGGACGAGACCGAGGAACTGCGACGCGTGATCCCCGTCGTGCGGGGACTGGCCTCCGAGGGCGTCACCGTCTCCGTGGACACCATGCGGGCCGTCGTGGCCGAACAGTCCGTCGCCGCCGGCGCGGCGCTGGTCAACGACGTGAGCGGCGGCCTCGCCGACCCGGGCATGATCCCGGCCGTCGCCGACGCCGGAGTGCCGTTCGTCGTCATGCACTGGCGCGGCTTCAGCGAGTCGATGAACAGCCGGGCCGTCTACGGGGACGTCGTCGGCGAGGTCGTCGCCGAGCTCCGCGAGCGCATGGAGGCCGTGATCGAAGGCGGGGTCGCGCCCGAGCAACTGGTGATCGATCCGGGGCTCGGCTTCGCCAAGGACGCCGCCCAGGACCTCGCGCTCGTCGCCCACCTCGACCGGCTGCGCGAGCTGGGCAGGCCCCTGCTCGTCGCCGCCTCCCGCAAGAGGTTCCTCGGCCACGTCCTGGCGGCCGAGGGCGCGGCCCCGCCACCGGCCCGTGAGCGGGACGCCGCGACGGCCGCGGTCTCCGCCCTCTCCGCCGCCGCGGGTGCCTGGGCGGTCCGGGTGCACGCGGTACGGCCGACGGCGGACGCCGTCCGGGTCGCCCGGGCCGTCGAGGGTGCCGCGTGA
- a CDS encoding ABC transporter ATP-binding protein: MIRFEHVTKRYEDGTTAVDDLSFEVAEGELVTLVGPSGCGKTTTMKMVNRLTEPTDGRIFLDGDDISAIDPVRLRRRIGYVIQQVGLFPHKTVLENTATVPHLLGWGREKGRKRASELLDLVGLDPSVYGGRYPEQLSGGQRQRVGVARALAADPPVLLMDEPFGAVDPVVRERLQNEFLKLQAQVRKTVLFVTHDIEEAVRLGDRIAVYGHGRIEQFDTPATVLGAPATPYVADFVGADRGLKRLSVTPIEESDLDQPPVVHLDDPLAKATARLRADGARWAVVLDGQDNLHGWIPAGDGRTGDGTTAGGTVREHARRMEAWLPLGAPLKQAFATMLQHDAGWIAVIDEEGAGRFLGVLTPARLHEALRRSIDADAQAVPRADVAVETVAGVTSR, translated from the coding sequence ATGATCCGTTTCGAGCACGTCACCAAGCGGTACGAGGACGGCACCACCGCCGTCGACGACCTTTCCTTCGAGGTCGCCGAGGGTGAACTGGTCACGCTCGTCGGACCTTCCGGCTGCGGCAAGACGACCACCATGAAAATGGTGAACCGTCTGACCGAACCGACCGACGGCCGGATATTTCTCGACGGGGACGACATATCGGCCATCGACCCCGTCAGGCTCCGCCGCCGTATCGGCTATGTGATCCAGCAGGTGGGCCTCTTCCCGCACAAGACGGTCCTGGAGAACACGGCTACCGTCCCCCATCTCCTGGGCTGGGGAAGGGAAAAGGGCAGGAAGCGCGCGAGCGAACTGCTCGATCTGGTCGGACTCGATCCTTCCGTATATGGCGGCCGCTATCCCGAGCAGCTTTCCGGTGGTCAGCGTCAGCGCGTGGGCGTGGCCCGGGCCCTGGCAGCCGACCCGCCGGTCCTGCTGATGGACGAGCCTTTCGGCGCGGTGGATCCGGTCGTACGGGAAAGGCTGCAGAACGAATTCCTGAAACTGCAGGCGCAGGTCCGCAAGACCGTCCTCTTCGTCACCCATGACATCGAGGAGGCCGTCCGTCTCGGCGACCGGATCGCCGTGTACGGGCACGGACGCATCGAGCAGTTCGACACCCCGGCCACGGTGCTCGGGGCTCCCGCGACGCCGTACGTCGCCGACTTCGTCGGGGCGGACCGCGGGCTGAAGCGGCTCTCGGTCACACCCATCGAGGAGAGCGACCTGGACCAGCCGCCGGTCGTCCATCTCGACGACCCGCTGGCGAAGGCGACCGCACGGCTGCGGGCCGACGGCGCGCGCTGGGCGGTCGTCCTGGACGGCCAGGACAACCTGCACGGCTGGATCCCGGCGGGTGACGGAAGGACGGGCGACGGGACGACGGCCGGGGGCACGGTCCGTGAGCACGCCCGGCGCATGGAGGCCTGGCTCCCGCTCGGCGCTCCGCTCAAGCAGGCCTTCGCCACGATGCTGCAGCACGACGCGGGCTGGATCGCCGTCATCGACGAGGAGGGCGCGGGCCGGTTCCTGGGCGTACTCACCCCGGCCCGACTCCACGAGGCCCTGCGCCGCTCGATCGACGCGGACGCGCAGGCCGTGCCGCGTGCCGACGTCGCCGTGGAGACCGTCGCGGGCGTCACCTCCCGCTGA
- a CDS encoding ABC transporter permease, whose product MAGQNCLVANDWICGEYLRSRSHELAEATVQHIWITAASVLIGLAVAFPLALLARRGRHFAGPVLGLTTVLYTVPSLAMFSLLLPLFGLSAALVVTGLVLYSLTILVRNILAGLEAVPQEAREAATGMGYGPVRLLWEVELPLALPALMAGLRIATVSTVALTTVGSLVGKGGLGNLIEDALPSFFKAQVLTASVLCVLLAVAADLLLLGVQRLLTPWTRIRTPARAPGVPGIAKTEAG is encoded by the coding sequence ATGGCCGGACAGAACTGCCTGGTGGCGAACGACTGGATCTGCGGAGAGTATCTGCGTTCCCGCAGCCATGAGTTGGCCGAGGCGACCGTCCAGCACATCTGGATCACGGCGGCTTCCGTGCTGATAGGGCTCGCTGTGGCATTTCCGCTCGCGCTGCTCGCGCGCCGCGGCCGGCATTTCGCGGGCCCGGTGCTGGGGCTGACCACCGTGCTCTACACCGTGCCGTCCCTGGCGATGTTCTCGCTGCTGCTGCCGCTGTTCGGACTCTCCGCGGCGCTCGTGGTCACCGGCCTGGTGCTCTACTCGCTGACCATCCTCGTACGCAACATCCTGGCGGGCCTCGAAGCCGTCCCGCAGGAGGCCAGGGAGGCCGCGACGGGCATGGGGTACGGCCCGGTCCGGCTGCTCTGGGAGGTCGAACTTCCCCTCGCGCTCCCGGCGCTGATGGCCGGCCTGCGGATCGCCACGGTCTCGACGGTGGCGCTGACGACGGTCGGCTCCCTCGTCGGCAAGGGCGGACTCGGCAATCTCATCGAGGACGCGCTGCCGAGCTTCTTCAAGGCCCAGGTGCTCACCGCTTCCGTGCTCTGCGTGCTGCTCGCGGTGGCGGCGGACCTGCTGCTGCTCGGTGTGCAGCGTCTGCTCACCCCCTGGACCCGCATACGGACGCCCGCGAGGGCGCCCGGCGTGCCGGGCATCGCGAAGACGGAGGCCGGCTGA
- a CDS encoding ABC transporter permease translates to MGVIGEAWTWLTTGANWSGDGGAAHRLAEHLYVSGVALAVACLIALPIALYLGHVGKGGGLAVNLSNVGRAVPVFAVLALFMMTPLRNSGYLPTIIALVLFAVPPLLTNAYVGMTEVDRSVLEAARGMGMSGTQLFLRVELPLAYPMIMTGLRSAAVQVIATASIAAMVGLGGLGRIITAGFNTYDTAQVFAGAVLVALLALVVEGVLVALDRLLSPLRRRRTV, encoded by the coding sequence ATGGGAGTCATAGGGGAGGCATGGACCTGGCTCACCACCGGCGCCAACTGGTCGGGGGACGGCGGGGCGGCGCACCGGCTGGCCGAGCACCTGTACGTCAGCGGGGTCGCCCTCGCGGTGGCCTGCCTCATCGCCCTGCCGATCGCGCTGTACCTCGGGCATGTCGGCAAGGGGGGCGGACTCGCCGTCAACCTCTCCAACGTGGGCCGGGCGGTGCCCGTGTTCGCGGTGCTGGCTCTCTTCATGATGACGCCGCTCCGCAACTCCGGCTATCTGCCCACGATCATCGCCCTGGTGCTCTTCGCCGTGCCCCCGCTGCTGACCAACGCCTACGTCGGGATGACGGAGGTGGACCGATCGGTGCTGGAGGCCGCGCGCGGCATGGGGATGTCGGGCACGCAGCTCTTCCTGCGGGTCGAGCTCCCCCTCGCCTACCCGATGATCATGACTGGCCTCCGCTCCGCCGCCGTCCAGGTCATCGCCACCGCATCGATCGCGGCGATGGTGGGTCTCGGCGGCCTGGGCAGGATCATCACCGCCGGCTTCAACACCTACGACACCGCGCAGGTCTTCGCGGGCGCCGTGCTGGTCGCCCTCCTGGCCCTGGTGGTGGAGGGCGTCCTCGTGGCGCTGGACCGGCTGCTGTCGCCCCTGCGCCGCCGCCGGACGGTATGA
- a CDS encoding ABC transporter substrate-binding protein, with product MSRTSRIAGAVIGAVVLAGSLAACGGDSLEKEKGGSDTGAGAGSGSGKGALVVGAAGFTESKVLAELYAQVLGDAGYDASITTVKNRELYEPSLEKGEIDVVPEYAATLAEFLNAKVNGADAAEKKPVASGDVAATVTALEELAGPLGLKVLPAGEAVDQNAFAVSKEFADKNSLKTLSDLGESKIKVKIAAGDECEVRPFCAPGLKKTYGIDVTGIDPKGVGTPQSKQAVKDGKDQLVLTTTTDAVLDSYGLVFLEDDKKLQNADNVLPVLNAKDAGAPEIAEALGKLTEVLSTEDLAELNRKVDAERAKPADAAGDYLRSKGLIKK from the coding sequence ATGAGCAGGACCTCGCGCATAGCGGGTGCGGTCATCGGAGCGGTCGTGCTGGCGGGCTCCCTCGCCGCCTGCGGCGGCGACAGCCTGGAGAAGGAGAAGGGCGGCTCGGACACGGGAGCCGGCGCCGGCTCCGGCTCCGGGAAGGGCGCGCTGGTCGTGGGCGCCGCCGGCTTCACCGAGTCCAAGGTGCTCGCCGAGCTGTACGCCCAGGTCCTCGGCGACGCCGGGTACGACGCCTCGATCACCACGGTGAAGAACCGTGAACTGTACGAGCCCTCGCTGGAGAAGGGCGAGATCGACGTCGTACCGGAATACGCGGCGACCCTCGCGGAATTCCTGAACGCCAAGGTCAACGGAGCGGACGCGGCGGAGAAGAAGCCGGTCGCCTCGGGGGACGTGGCGGCCACCGTCACGGCCCTTGAGGAGCTCGCCGGGCCGCTCGGACTGAAGGTCCTTCCGGCGGGCGAGGCCGTCGACCAGAACGCCTTCGCGGTGTCGAAGGAATTCGCCGACAAGAACAGCCTCAAGACGCTTTCCGATCTCGGTGAATCGAAGATCAAGGTGAAGATCGCGGCGGGCGACGAGTGCGAGGTGCGCCCGTTCTGCGCGCCCGGACTGAAGAAGACGTACGGCATCGACGTCACCGGAATCGACCCCAAGGGCGTCGGCACGCCGCAGTCGAAGCAGGCGGTCAAGGACGGCAAGGACCAGTTGGTCCTCACGACCACCACGGACGCCGTGCTCGACTCCTACGGGCTGGTCTTCCTGGAGGACGACAAGAAGCTGCAGAACGCGGACAACGTCCTTCCGGTTCTCAATGCCAAGGACGCGGGAGCGCCGGAGATCGCCGAGGCGCTCGGGAAGCTCACCGAGGTGCTCAGCACCGAGGACCTCGCGGAACTGAACCGTAAGGTCGACGCGGAGCGCGCCAAGCCGGCCGATGCGGCAGGCGACTATCTCCGGTCGAAGGGGCTGATCAAGAAGTAA
- a CDS encoding NADH-quinone oxidoreductase subunit D — protein sequence MTETTIGIGGAAESTDMVLNIGPQHPSTHGVLRLRLVLDGERIQQAEPVIGYMHRGAEKLFEARDYRQIIMLANRHDWLSAFSNELGVVMAVERMLGMEVPERAVWTRTLLAELNRVLNHLMFLGSYPLELGGITPMFHAFREREELQAAMEEVSGGRMHYMFNRVGGLKEDLPAGWLGRARDAVASVRSRMDVYDRLVLGNEIFRGRTRGVGVLSAEAVHAYGVSGPIARASGVDFDLRRDEPYLAYGELQDTLRVVTRTEGDCLARFECLLEQTHNALDLADACLDRMADLPPGPINQRLPKVLKAPEGHTYAWTENPLGINGYYLVSTGEKTPYRLKLRSASFNNIQALTELLPGTLVADMVAILGSLFFVVGDIDK from the coding sequence ATGACGGAGACGACGATCGGCATCGGCGGCGCGGCGGAGAGCACCGACATGGTGCTGAACATCGGTCCGCAGCACCCCTCCACCCACGGTGTGCTCCGGCTGCGGCTCGTCCTGGACGGCGAGCGGATCCAGCAGGCCGAACCCGTCATCGGCTACATGCACCGGGGCGCCGAGAAGCTCTTCGAGGCCAGGGACTACCGCCAGATCATCATGCTCGCCAACCGCCACGACTGGCTGTCGGCGTTCTCCAACGAGCTCGGGGTCGTCATGGCCGTCGAGCGGATGCTCGGCATGGAGGTGCCCGAGCGCGCCGTCTGGACGAGGACGCTGCTCGCCGAGCTGAACCGGGTCCTCAACCATCTGATGTTCCTGGGCTCCTACCCCCTCGAACTCGGCGGGATCACCCCGATGTTCCACGCGTTCCGGGAGCGCGAGGAGCTCCAGGCCGCGATGGAGGAGGTCTCCGGCGGCCGCATGCACTACATGTTCAACCGCGTCGGCGGTCTCAAGGAGGACCTGCCGGCGGGCTGGCTCGGCCGGGCCAGGGACGCCGTGGCATCGGTGCGTTCACGCATGGACGTGTACGACCGGCTGGTGCTCGGCAACGAGATCTTCCGGGGCCGCACCCGCGGGGTGGGCGTCCTGTCCGCCGAGGCCGTGCACGCCTACGGGGTGTCCGGGCCGATCGCCAGGGCCTCCGGCGTCGACTTCGACCTGCGGCGCGACGAGCCGTACCTCGCGTACGGGGAGCTCCAGGACACCCTCAGGGTCGTCACCCGGACCGAGGGCGACTGCCTGGCCCGCTTCGAGTGCCTGCTGGAACAGACGCACAACGCCCTGGACCTCGCCGACGCCTGCCTGGACCGGATGGCCGACCTGCCTCCCGGTCCCATCAACCAGCGGCTGCCCAAGGTGCTCAAGGCGCCGGAGGGCCACACGTACGCCTGGACCGAGAACCCGCTGGGCATCAACGGCTACTACCTGGTGTCCACGGGCGAGAAGACCCCGTACCGGCTGAAACTGCGCTCCGCCTCGTTCAACAACATCCAGGCGCTCACCGAACTGCTGCCGGGCACGCTCGTCGCCGACATGGTGGCGATCCTCGGCTCGCTCTTCTTCGTCGTCGGAGACATCGACAAGTAG
- a CDS encoding SAM-dependent methyltransferase, with the protein MTYDWCLWQEAAETALYGEEGFYRRPEGPVGHFRTSVHVSPLFATAVARLLAGTARELGTDSVDLVDVGAGRGELLTGVLAALRDGSLAPGLTVRAYAVEIAPRPPGLDPAVEWRAELPREVRGLLFANEWLDNVPTDVAEADADGVPRYVLVRGTDGTERLGDTVTGADARWLSRWWPLTRPGERAEIGRPRDEAWARAVDSLAGGAAVAVDYAHVRASRPPFGTLTGFRDGREVPPVPDGSCDLTSHVALDACAAAAGGTAELLDQRTALRELGVGGGRPPLAQASADPVGYVRALASAGEAAELTARGGLGDFGWLRHRVPDREEGYCPA; encoded by the coding sequence GTGACGTATGACTGGTGCCTCTGGCAGGAAGCGGCCGAGACCGCTTTGTACGGGGAAGAGGGGTTCTACCGGCGCCCCGAGGGCCCGGTGGGGCACTTCCGCACCTCGGTGCACGTCTCCCCCCTGTTCGCCACCGCCGTCGCCCGGCTGCTGGCGGGCACGGCGCGGGAGCTGGGCACGGACTCGGTCGACCTGGTCGACGTGGGAGCGGGGCGCGGCGAGCTGCTGACCGGAGTGCTGGCCGCGCTGCGGGACGGATCCCTGGCCCCCGGCCTCACCGTACGGGCGTACGCCGTGGAGATCGCCCCGCGCCCGCCGGGTCTGGACCCGGCCGTCGAGTGGCGCGCCGAACTCCCGCGGGAAGTACGGGGACTGCTGTTCGCCAACGAATGGCTGGACAACGTGCCCACGGATGTCGCCGAGGCCGACGCGGACGGGGTACCCCGCTACGTGCTCGTGCGCGGGACCGACGGCACCGAGCGGCTCGGCGACACGGTGACCGGGGCGGACGCCCGTTGGCTGAGCCGCTGGTGGCCGCTGACCCGGCCCGGCGAGCGCGCGGAGATCGGCCGTCCCCGCGACGAGGCCTGGGCACGAGCGGTCGACTCGCTGGCCGGCGGAGCCGCGGTGGCGGTGGACTACGCCCATGTACGGGCGTCGAGGCCGCCGTTCGGCACGCTCACCGGGTTCCGGGACGGCCGTGAGGTGCCGCCGGTGCCCGACGGGAGCTGCGACCTGACCTCGCACGTGGCACTGGACGCCTGCGCGGCGGCCGCGGGCGGTACGGCCGAGCTCCTGGACCAGCGGACGGCGCTGAGGGAACTGGGCGTCGGCGGCGGACGTCCACCGCTGGCACAGGCGTCGGCCGATCCCGTCGGCTATGTGCGGGCGCTCGCCTCGGCGGGGGAGGCGGCGGAGCTCACGGCCCGGGGCGGGCTGGGCGACTTCGGCTGGCTGCGGCATCGGGTCCCGGACCGTGAGGAGGGATACTGTCCCGCATGA
- a CDS encoding sensor histidine kinase, with amino-acid sequence MQRFYDFIRRHPTGVDILWAVLLLGFSGVSIVTDQIGAGLERVAGVPIAVGLSVVVALRRRFPERMLLLAILMGLAQLALGVRPDVADFAMLVITYTVATVGERWASRLALGCSLAAAGISRLRWPDDAPYGGWAQSLGYVVIMTVPFVLAWVLGDSIRTRRAYFSQLEERAARLEREREAQSKVAVAAERARIARELHDVVAHNVSVMVVQADGAAYVMDSSPDQARQALETISGTGRQALAEMRRLLGVLRTGDAQEGGEYVPQPDVEQIEELVGKVRETGLAVDFRIEGTPRPLPSGVELTAYRIVQEALTNTRKHGGPDAGASVRLVYFDDGLGLLVEDDGRGAPHELYEDGGADGAGQGMIGMRERVGMVGGTLDAGPRQGGGFRISALLPLKPAEQ; translated from the coding sequence GTGCAGCGCTTCTACGATTTCATCCGCAGACACCCGACGGGCGTCGACATCCTCTGGGCTGTCCTCCTCCTCGGGTTCTCCGGCGTGTCCATCGTGACCGACCAGATCGGTGCCGGCCTGGAGCGCGTCGCCGGGGTGCCGATCGCCGTCGGCCTGTCCGTCGTGGTCGCGCTGCGCCGCCGCTTCCCGGAGAGGATGCTGCTGCTCGCCATCCTGATGGGACTTGCCCAGCTGGCGCTCGGAGTACGGCCGGACGTGGCGGACTTCGCCATGCTGGTGATCACGTACACGGTGGCCACGGTGGGGGAGCGCTGGGCGTCCCGGCTCGCCCTCGGATGCAGCCTGGCCGCGGCGGGGATCTCGCGTCTGCGCTGGCCCGACGACGCACCGTACGGCGGCTGGGCGCAGTCGCTCGGCTACGTCGTGATCATGACCGTGCCCTTCGTCCTGGCCTGGGTGCTCGGCGACTCCATACGCACCCGGCGGGCCTACTTCAGTCAGCTGGAGGAGCGGGCCGCACGGCTGGAGCGGGAGCGCGAGGCGCAGTCGAAGGTGGCCGTGGCCGCCGAACGGGCCCGTATCGCCCGCGAACTGCACGACGTCGTCGCGCACAACGTCTCGGTGATGGTGGTCCAGGCGGACGGCGCCGCGTATGTCATGGACTCGTCCCCGGATCAGGCCCGGCAGGCGCTGGAGACCATCTCCGGCACGGGCCGTCAGGCGCTGGCCGAGATGCGGCGGCTGCTCGGGGTCCTCAGGACCGGGGATGCCCAGGAGGGCGGGGAGTACGTTCCCCAGCCCGACGTCGAACAGATCGAGGAACTCGTCGGCAAGGTCAGGGAGACCGGCCTCGCGGTGGACTTCAGGATCGAGGGCACCCCGCGCCCGCTGCCGAGCGGGGTCGAGCTGACCGCGTACCGCATCGTCCAGGAGGCGCTCACCAACACCCGTAAGCACGGCGGCCCGGACGCCGGGGCGAGCGTGCGGCTGGTCTACTTCGACGACGGGCTGGGCCTGCTCGTCGAGGACGACGGCCGCGGCGCCCCGCACGAGCTCTACGAGGACGGCGGCGCCGACGGTGCGGGGCAGGGGATGATCGGGATGCGCGAGCGGGTCGGCATGGTCGGCGGCACGCTCGACGCGGGCCCGCGTCAGGGCGGCGGGTTCCGGATCAGCGCCCTGCTCCCGCTCAAGCCGGCCGAACAGTGA
- a CDS encoding response regulator transcription factor, translating to MAIRVMLVDDQVLLRTGFRMVLAAQPDMEVVAEAGDGAEAVEILRSTAVDVVLMDVRMPRLDGVEATRRIRARTDPPKVLILTTFDLDEYAFSGLKAGASGFMLKDVPPGELLSAIRSVHSGDAVVAPSTTRRLLDRFSPMLPSGSKEPQHKHVEKLTGREREVMMLVAQGLSNGEIAGRLVLSEATVKTHVGRILTKLGLRDRVQVVVLAYETGLVRAGGGAG from the coding sequence ATGGCGATCCGCGTGATGCTCGTCGACGACCAGGTGCTGCTGCGCACCGGCTTCCGGATGGTGCTCGCCGCCCAGCCGGACATGGAGGTCGTCGCGGAGGCGGGCGACGGGGCCGAGGCGGTCGAGATCCTGCGGTCCACAGCCGTCGACGTGGTGCTGATGGACGTCCGCATGCCGAGGCTGGACGGTGTCGAGGCGACCCGGCGCATCCGCGCGCGGACCGATCCGCCCAAGGTGCTGATCCTGACCACGTTCGACCTGGACGAGTACGCGTTCTCCGGACTCAAGGCGGGCGCCAGCGGGTTCATGCTCAAGGACGTGCCGCCCGGCGAACTGCTCTCCGCCATCCGTTCGGTGCACAGCGGGGACGCCGTCGTGGCACCGTCCACGACCCGCAGGCTGCTCGACCGGTTCTCGCCGATGCTGCCGAGCGGCAGCAAGGAGCCGCAGCACAAGCACGTCGAGAAGCTGACGGGGCGCGAGCGCGAGGTGATGATGCTGGTCGCCCAGGGGCTGTCGAACGGCGAGATCGCGGGCCGTCTGGTGCTGTCCGAAGCGACGGTGAAGACCCACGTGGGCCGCATCCTCACCAAGCTCGGCCTGCGCGACCGCGTTCAGGTGGTCGTGCTCGCGTACGAGACGGGCCTGGTCAGGGCCGGCGGCGGGGCCGGCTGA
- a CDS encoding DUF5937 family protein, with amino-acid sequence MHIDIAGLPPERIVFETSPLAELGLALHALSEPGHHPGLHGWTTATSAALEPDLADRLHEAEFLWRNTFSDIFMPFAGVRGGDGRTGSTLAEDLDILDELDDERFVSAALEFTCSSLYDTGGPSPLTDARTRARAVEMATARGPEQLDFTRQLLADPAAVRIWIRRLLEDCDQAFFADTWRRVQVQLAADARHKTELLRRKGVGAALEAVSAALSLDEEIGRISADKLSTGRTDATGSAAGTGLTLVPTSFGWPHLMVLHAPGWRPVIHYPVHRPELPSPASVELLQLRLEALAHPLRMRICRNLARSPYTTGELADSLGITPPEVSRHLGVLKKAGLATTRRRGRYVLHSLDLTVVARLGSDFLEGVLR; translated from the coding sequence GTGCACATCGACATCGCCGGCCTGCCTCCCGAGCGCATAGTTTTCGAGACCTCCCCCCTCGCCGAGCTGGGGCTGGCCCTCCATGCCCTTTCCGAGCCCGGACACCACCCCGGCCTGCACGGCTGGACGACCGCGACCTCCGCGGCCCTGGAGCCGGACCTCGCGGACCGGCTGCACGAGGCCGAGTTCCTGTGGCGGAACACCTTCTCCGACATCTTCATGCCGTTCGCCGGTGTCCGCGGCGGGGACGGCAGGACCGGCTCGACGCTCGCCGAGGACCTCGACATCCTGGACGAACTCGACGACGAACGGTTCGTCTCGGCCGCCCTGGAATTCACCTGTTCGAGTCTGTACGACACCGGAGGCCCCTCCCCGCTCACCGACGCGCGGACGCGGGCGCGCGCGGTCGAGATGGCGACCGCCAGGGGACCGGAACAGCTGGACTTCACCCGGCAGCTGCTGGCCGACCCCGCCGCCGTACGCATCTGGATCCGGCGCCTCCTGGAGGACTGCGACCAGGCCTTCTTCGCCGACACCTGGCGGCGTGTACAGGTCCAGCTGGCCGCCGACGCACGGCACAAGACCGAGCTGCTGCGGCGCAAGGGCGTCGGCGCGGCCCTGGAAGCCGTCTCCGCAGCCCTGTCCCTGGACGAGGAGATCGGCAGGATCAGCGCCGACAAGCTGTCCACGGGCCGGACCGACGCCACGGGATCGGCCGCGGGCACCGGCCTCACCCTCGTCCCGACCAGCTTCGGCTGGCCTCATCTGATGGTGCTGCACGCCCCCGGCTGGCGTCCGGTGATCCACTACCCGGTCCACCGCCCGGAGCTGCCCTCCCCCGCCTCCGTCGAGCTGCTCCAGCTCCGGCTGGAAGCGCTGGCCCATCCCCTGCGGATGCGGATCTGCCGCAACCTGGCCCGTTCCCCGTACACCACCGGTGAGCTCGCCGACTCGCTCGGCATCACGCCCCCCGAGGTCTCCCGCCACCTGGGGGTGCTCAAGAAGGCCGGCCTGGCCACCACCCGGCGACGCGGCCGGTACGTCCTGCACTCGCTGGACCTCACCGTCGTGGCGCGGCTGGGCAGCGACTTCCTGGAGGGAGTACTGCGGTGA